From a region of the Odoribacter splanchnicus DSM 20712 genome:
- a CDS encoding RyR domain-containing protein, with translation MKSDYIPAPIDVSDIQLPSELCELAEIIAKNVHEVWAAGRLAEGWKYGSERNDMLRTHPGLVPYEELSETEKDYDRRTAMETLKLIQKIGFGIKKVKN, from the coding sequence ATGAAATCAGATTATATTCCGGCCCCGATAGATGTCAGCGATATACAACTACCTTCGGAATTATGCGAATTGGCCGAGATCATTGCAAAAAATGTACATGAAGTATGGGCTGCAGGCCGTTTGGCCGAAGGATGGAAATATGGTTCCGAAAGAAATGATATGCTTCGTACTCATCCCGGTTTGGTGCCTTATGAGGAATTGTCCGAAACGGAAAAAGATTACGACCGCCGGACAGCCATGGAGACTTTAAAATTGATTCAGAAAATCGGCTTCGGGATAAAAAAAGTGAAAAACTAA
- a CDS encoding Fic/DOC family protein yields MSKYTTNEEESQCLPNRLGLTRPGEIAEAEFEGFLLAEIMLTETLTTATRFDCQYIRNIHKLALKELYTFAGRYRTVNMSKGGFLFPSALFIPQSMQFFEDEILKKLPDTYPDKASLAKDVAIVHGELLFIHPFREGNGRTARILANLMVRKQGYEGLRFDKIHFRDYVVAVQRVSEKNYLPMQRIIETIF; encoded by the coding sequence ATGAGCAAGTATACGACAAATGAAGAAGAAAGCCAATGTCTGCCTAACCGGCTCGGTTTAACCCGTCCCGGGGAGATTGCAGAAGCAGAATTCGAAGGATTCCTGTTAGCTGAAATCATGCTGACCGAAACACTGACTACCGCCACTCGTTTCGACTGTCAATATATCCGCAATATACATAAACTGGCTCTGAAAGAACTCTACACCTTTGCAGGAAGATACCGGACGGTCAATATGTCGAAAGGAGGATTCCTCTTCCCTTCTGCTCTGTTTATACCACAGAGCATGCAATTTTTTGAAGATGAAATTCTGAAAAAATTACCCGATACTTATCCCGATAAGGCTTCTTTAGCCAAAGATGTAGCCATCGTCCACGGAGAATTGCTTTTCATCCATCCTTTTCGGGAAGGAAATGGCCGGACGGCCCGTATCCTGGCGAATCTAATGGTACGCAAACAAGGCTATGAAGGATTAAGGTTCGATAAAATACATTTCAGGGACTACGTCGTTGCTGTACAGCGGGTCAGCGAAAAAAATTATCTCCCGATGCAAAGAATTATAGAAACTATTTTTTGA